GGCGCCAAGGCCCTGTTCGTCACCGACGGCACGGCGGGACGCCTCAACGCCTGGTTCGGCACGGACGACTACGCCGACCGGTCCCTTCAGATCGCCACCGTGAACACCGCGGACGCGGCGAAGCTGCGCTCCTCCCGGACCGTCGACATGACCGGCACCCGCAACACGCCCTACGTGTACGACCTTTCGCAGGGCTACCGGGGCGCGGTCCCGGACCGGAGCCTGACCTACGAACCCGGACACCGTGAACTGGCCGTGCTGGACACGAAGTTCCACGCGGTGAAGCCGGTCTCGGGCAGCGAGTTCCGCTACTCGATCGCCGCCCCCTTCCCGATCGGCATCGGCTTCCAGGAGCGCGTCGACTACCCGGCCGAGCGCACCGACTACGTCTCCACCGGCCCCGGCCAGACCTGGACGGAGTCCGCGTTCGTCGGCGAGGGCACGCTGGAGGAGCGCAGCGGCCTGGTCCCCTACAAGGGCGGCACCCACGACACCCTCGACTGGTTCAAGCCGGTCTGGCACCCCTGGCTCGGCACCGGACTCGGCTGGGGCCAGCAGCGCAACGGCAACCAGATCCAGTTCAACACCCCCGGCTGGGGCGACTCCGGGCCCGACCACACCGGCTTCGGCGACGTGTGGAGCGAGGAGTCCGGGATGACCCAGACCACCTCGGTGTACCAGGACGACGTCCTCGTCGACCGGGGCACCAGCTCCGCCGCCTACGTGTGGGAGGCGCCCGCCGACGAGCACACCTACAAGGTCGTCACGGACACCGCCCTCGACCCGGAGCGCTGGAAGCTCTCCACCAAGGGGCACACCGAGTGGACCGTCCGCTCGGCGGCCACCCCCGAGGACCGCTCCACCTTCCTCCCGCTCCTCAACCTCGGCTTCGACGTCGGCACCGACCTCACGGGCGACGTCCGCCACGGCCTCGTCCCGGTGGGCCTGTTCGCCGAGTACGTGAAGGGCGCGCCGGACACCGGCACCATCGGCGGCGGAAAGCTGGAGGTGTCCTACGACGACGGGAAGACCTGGAGGAAGGTGCCGCTCCTCGGCCACCAGGCCTCCTGGAAGGGCCTGTTGGCCGTCCCGCGCGGCGCCGGCTTCATCTCGCTGCGGGCCTCCGCGCGGGACGACCAGGGCGGCACGGTCACCCAGGAGATCATCCGGGCGGTGGGCGTGAAGTGACCGGCCGCCGCGCGGCACCCCCGCGACCAGCGGGTGCCGCGCGGCCGGCCCATGGAACGGGAGACCCGGCACCCCGGCTCCTCCGCACAGGAGGGACACGGCGCGCCGGTCCCCCGGGCGGCCGTCGGTTCCCCTTGGGAGGGGGGAGCCGGCGGCCGCGTCCGTTCACCCCCGGAAGGGCTCCGCGATGCCCCGGATCACGCCGAGCTCCAGCAGGTCCTGCGGCCGGACGCGGAGCTGGTCGGCGGTCGCGTGGACCTCGCCGGCGGGCCGCTTGAGGATCGCAGCGGCCGCCTCCGGAGCGATGACGGAGAAGTAACTGTCCGGCGTGGCCCACGTGTTGCCGGGCGCGGCCAAGGCCAGTGCGCCGCCCGAGCCGCCCTCCCCGATCACCAGCGTCGTGACCGGCGTCCGGGCGGTCGCCACCGCGGCGAACAGGTCGGCGATCGCCGGCCCGGCCCCCTGCCCCTCGGCCTCCGCGTCGTTCGCCGCGCCCGGGGTGTCCACCAGCGTCAGCACCGGGACGCCGAGCCGGCCCGCCAGCCGGACCAGCCGGGCGGCGGTGCGGTACCCCGCGGGACGGGTCGCCGTCCCGCGCTGGGCGGCGAACGCGACCGTCCGCCCGTCGCGCGTGCGGCCGAAGCCGCACTCCATGCCGTCGTCGGTGCCGCCGCAGCGGTCGCCGCGGATCGTCGCCCGGCGGGTGAAGTACGCGTCCAGATAGGCGTCGGCACGCGGACGTCCGCCGGCGCGGGCGCGCTCCACCGCGTCCCAGCCGGTGGCGGGCAGCCCGCCGACACCCAACGCGGCCGGGACGGGGGCCGGTTCGGCGGACGGACGGCCGAGCAGGTCCAGCCAGAGGGCCAGCGTCTCCCGCAGCACCTCGCGGGGGACCAGCGCGTCGACCGCGCCGGCCGCGAGCTGCGCCTGGGCCGTGTACGCGGCCGGGTCCGCGTCGGCCGGCCGGACGCGGGAGCCGGCGAAGGCGACCTGGGCGCCGGGCAGCGCCAGGGTGACGTCGGCGCCCGCGCCGAGCGTGGCCCAGCCGCCGCCGGTCGTCGGGTCGCGCACGACGGCGACCTGCGGGAGCCCGGCCTCCCGGGTGAGCTCCGACTGCCGCGCGACGCGCTGGAGCTGGGTCAGGGCGACCATGCCCTCCTGCATCCTGCTGCCGCCGGTGGCGACGAGCGTGACGACGGGCAGCCCGTGGGCGCGGGCGTGCGTGTGGGCCGCCTCCAGGCGGGCCCCGGTGCGCTCGCCGAGGGAACCGCCGAGGAAGCCGAACTCGAAGGCGACCAGGACGGCGGTGACCGGTCCGAGCGGCTCCCTGCCGTCGGTCGTCGTGCCGAAACTCGCCGTCCCGAACGTCGCCGTGCCGCAGACGACGGACTCCTCCTCGCCGGTGCGGTCGGCCGCGCGGGCCCGCGCCGCGTCGTACCCGTCCCACGCCAGCGGGCCGTCCGGGCCGGACTTCCCCTCGGGGGAGGGGAGTTCGGCGAAACTGTCGGTGACCTGGGCGATGGCCTCGCGGGCCGAGAAGCGTTCAGTCACGGGGCAGCTCCCTCTTGAGGATCTTGCCCATGTCGTTGCGGGGCAGCTCGTCCAGGAACCGCACCGTGCGCGGCCGCTTGTGCGGCGCGAGGCTGCCGGCCACATGATCGGCCAGCTCCCCGGCGGACGGCGGACGGTCCGGGTCGGCCGGCACGATCCAGGCGGCCACCCGCTCGCCGAGGTCGGCGTCGGGCTCCGCGGCGACGGCGGCCTCGCGCACACCGGGGTGGTCGAGCAGCGCGTTCTCGATCTCCCCCGCGCCGATCTTGTAACCGCCGCTCTTGATCAGGTCGGTGGCCTTGCGGCCGACGATCCGGACGGCGCCGTCCGGATCGAGGACCGCCATGTCGCCGGTACGGAACCAGCCGTCCGCGGTGTACGCGGCGGCCGTCGCGTCGGGCCGGTGCAGGTACTCGGTGAACAGGTTCGGTCCCCGCACCTGGATCTCGCCCACGCTCGTGCCGTCGTACGCGCCGGTCGGGGTGCCGTCGGCCTCGTACCCGGCGATCGTCGTCCCGTCCTCCTCGACGAGCCGCAGTCCGACCCCGGGCAGCGGAACGCCCACCGTGCCGGGCCGGCCCTCCGCGTCCGCCCGCACGCTGGTGTTCATCAGCGTCTCCGTCATCCCGTACCGCTCGACGACCCGGCGGCCCGTCGCGGCCGTGATCCGTTCGTGGTCGTGCAGCGGCAGCGCCGCGGACCCCGACACGAGCAGCCGCGCCCGGCCGAGCGCCGCCGCCAGCTCCGGATTCCCGTCGAGTTCCTCGGCGATCCGGTGGTACATCGTCGGCACCCCGAACAGCATGGTCGCCCCGGCGTCCAGCTCCCGCGCCACCCCTTCGGTGCTGAACCTCCCGAGGTGCCGCACGGACCCGCCGCGCCGCAGCGGGCCCAGCACGCCGAGGATCAGCCCGTGCACATGGAACAGGGGCAGTCCGTGCACGAGGACGTCGTCGCCGGTCCACTGCCAGGCGTGGGCGAGCGCGTCCAGCGTCGAGGCGACCGCCCGCCGCGGGATGACGGCACCCTTGGGCGGGCCGGTGGTCCCCGAGGTGTACACGACGAGGGCCGGAGCCGTGGGGTCGGTGACCGAACCGGCGGACCCGAAGGCGTCGGACCCGCCGGCGTCGGCCGTGTCCGGAACATCCGGCGGCGCCGCCGGGCCGGCGCCGCCCGTGCCGGGGACCTCGACGTCGATCCTGCGCAGTGCCGCGAGCGGGGCGGGCAGGGTCTCACCCGGGGCGGCGAGCACCAGGGACGGCGCGCTGTCACCGAGGATGTGCCCCAGTTCCGCCACTCCCGACTTCGGGTTGAGCGGCACCGCCGGCACTCCGGCGAGCAGCGCGGCGACGACGCCCACGGCCGTCTCCAGGGTCGGGGTCGCCCACACGGCGACCCGCCCGACACCGTCGAGCCGCGCGGCCAGCGCCCCTGCGGAGGCGGCGAGTTCCGCGTACGTCAGGGACCGATGACCGAAGCGCAGCGCGGACCGGTCCGCGACCGAGCCGCTCACCAGGGCCGGGAAGAGGGAGAACACGAGGACTCCTTGCCGTGAGACTTCACCGGGACGGACAGCCTCTTCCTACACGATGGCGGTCCCG
The window above is part of the Streptomyces sp. NBC_01428 genome. Proteins encoded here:
- a CDS encoding carboxyl transferase domain-containing protein translates to MTERFSAREAIAQVTDSFAELPSPEGKSGPDGPLAWDGYDAARARAADRTGEEESVVCGTATFGTASFGTTTDGREPLGPVTAVLVAFEFGFLGGSLGERTGARLEAAHTHARAHGLPVVTLVATGGSRMQEGMVALTQLQRVARQSELTREAGLPQVAVVRDPTTGGGWATLGAGADVTLALPGAQVAFAGSRVRPADADPAAYTAQAQLAAGAVDALVPREVLRETLALWLDLLGRPSAEPAPVPAALGVGGLPATGWDAVERARAGGRPRADAYLDAYFTRRATIRGDRCGGTDDGMECGFGRTRDGRTVAFAAQRGTATRPAGYRTAARLVRLAGRLGVPVLTLVDTPGAANDAEAEGQGAGPAIADLFAAVATARTPVTTLVIGEGGSGGALALAAPGNTWATPDSYFSVIAPEAAAAILKRPAGEVHATADQLRVRPQDLLELGVIRGIAEPFRG
- a CDS encoding acyl-CoA synthetase; translated protein: MFSLFPALVSGSVADRSALRFGHRSLTYAELAASAGALAARLDGVGRVAVWATPTLETAVGVVAALLAGVPAVPLNPKSGVAELGHILGDSAPSLVLAAPGETLPAPLAALRRIDVEVPGTGGAGPAAPPDVPDTADAGGSDAFGSAGSVTDPTAPALVVYTSGTTGPPKGAVIPRRAVASTLDALAHAWQWTGDDVLVHGLPLFHVHGLILGVLGPLRRGGSVRHLGRFSTEGVARELDAGATMLFGVPTMYHRIAEELDGNPELAAALGRARLLVSGSAALPLHDHERITAATGRRVVERYGMTETLMNTSVRADAEGRPGTVGVPLPGVGLRLVEEDGTTIAGYEADGTPTGAYDGTSVGEIQVRGPNLFTEYLHRPDATAAAYTADGWFRTGDMAVLDPDGAVRIVGRKATDLIKSGGYKIGAGEIENALLDHPGVREAAVAAEPDADLGERVAAWIVPADPDRPPSAGELADHVAGSLAPHKRPRTVRFLDELPRNDMGKILKRELPRD